A window of the Paenibacillus woosongensis genome harbors these coding sequences:
- a CDS encoding cache domain-containing sensor histidine kinase, which produces MMRARFERLKFHGLFIKLFVVMVICIVTITVSVVWTNLRMTEQLFLETFSITNSKVIDQIHNNFEAFHYSIVLAANQAQQSGTLKTFLTEAEAPQSIRVMNSYYNMTQQMKRVQSMVDAYSVGVAIVGKNGRSYSGNVNLAKPSALELERSELTAKAKAHPDKLMYQLYRDASGRQFIVATKVLLERTTGQEYGMLYIVIDENDFKPFYTSFTSEGNDVVIMDKSGTVMTSNIPDLTGRRSVELLSYAEEIEEQGLVLKKVTLMGKDQLMLAQYLPSYDFYLINMIDQQMVLGQMVNTRSVVLICLAIVLVALVVVFLISRKMTRSLTLLARQMSKVTRRNFHNYVNVSGGYEIRELGRAYNYMLDEIHEYVDKLVETQKGQRKAELAALQQQINPHFLYNTLASVKFLVQQGSKDKAVETIHALISLLQNTISNVSETITVEQELANLRAYVFINHIRYGERIRVNYYVAPDCAHYQVPKLMIQPFMENAFFHAFNVKGEGVIHVLVAKEGPRLVCEVADNGDGMDMAAFDLEHGTAGRSGRPAYEAADAGAVEVVAGSVRAGTDAGNAWANVVAGSARAGTEAGNTRAGAKADNAQAGAGAGSAQAGAKSRSSRQLFSGIGVANVNDRIRLLFGEEYGVTITSKLGEGTRVRMTLPLIETK; this is translated from the coding sequence ATGATGAGGGCACGGTTTGAGCGTCTGAAGTTTCATGGGTTATTTATTAAATTGTTCGTTGTTATGGTCATTTGCATTGTGACGATTACGGTGTCCGTAGTGTGGACGAATCTGCGCATGACGGAGCAGCTGTTCCTGGAAACGTTCAGCATCACGAATTCCAAAGTCATTGATCAGATTCATAACAATTTTGAGGCGTTTCACTATTCGATTGTGCTGGCGGCGAATCAAGCGCAGCAGAGCGGGACGCTCAAGACCTTTCTGACGGAGGCCGAAGCGCCGCAATCCATTCGCGTGATGAATTCCTATTACAACATGACCCAGCAGATGAAACGGGTACAGTCCATGGTGGACGCCTATTCCGTCGGGGTGGCGATCGTTGGGAAGAACGGGCGAAGCTATTCGGGCAACGTCAATTTGGCCAAGCCGTCGGCTCTTGAGCTGGAGCGGAGCGAACTCACGGCCAAGGCAAAGGCGCACCCGGACAAGCTGATGTATCAATTGTACCGCGATGCGTCTGGCCGGCAGTTCATCGTGGCGACGAAGGTGCTGCTGGAGCGGACGACGGGCCAGGAATACGGCATGCTCTACATCGTCATTGACGAGAATGACTTCAAACCCTTCTATACCAGCTTTACAAGCGAAGGGAACGATGTCGTCATTATGGACAAGAGCGGGACAGTGATGACGAGTAATATACCGGATCTGACCGGGCGGAGGAGCGTCGAGCTTCTGTCCTATGCTGAAGAGATCGAGGAGCAGGGCTTGGTCTTGAAAAAAGTGACCCTTATGGGCAAAGACCAGCTCATGCTGGCCCAGTACTTGCCTTCCTATGACTTCTACCTCATCAACATGATCGACCAGCAGATGGTGCTCGGCCAAATGGTCAATACACGAAGCGTCGTCCTCATTTGTCTGGCGATCGTGCTGGTTGCCCTGGTCGTGGTTTTTCTGATCTCCCGCAAAATGACGCGCTCACTCACCCTGCTGGCCCGCCAAATGTCGAAGGTGACCCGGCGGAATTTCCATAACTATGTCAACGTCTCGGGCGGCTACGAAATACGCGAGCTGGGCCGGGCTTATAACTATATGCTCGACGAAATCCATGAATATGTCGACAAGCTCGTGGAGACGCAGAAGGGGCAGCGGAAGGCGGAGCTTGCCGCTTTGCAGCAGCAGATTAATCCTCATTTTCTGTACAATACGTTAGCTTCAGTCAAGTTTCTCGTCCAGCAGGGCAGCAAGGACAAAGCGGTGGAGACCATCCATGCGCTTATTTCGCTGCTGCAAAATACGATCAGCAACGTCAGCGAGACGATTACCGTGGAGCAGGAACTGGCGAATCTGAGAGCCTATGTATTCATTAACCATATCCGCTATGGGGAGCGGATCCGGGTGAACTATTACGTTGCGCCGGATTGCGCACATTACCAGGTGCCGAAGCTGATGATCCAGCCGTTTATGGAAAATGCCTTTTTCCATGCCTTTAATGTGAAGGGGGAAGGCGTGATCCATGTGCTGGTAGCAAAAGAGGGTCCCAGATTGGTCTGCGAGGTGGCCGACAACGGCGATGGCATGGATATGGCGGCGTTTGACCTCGAGCATGGGACGGCGGGCAGATCCGGGCGGCCGGCTTACGAGGCTGCTGATGCAGGGGCGGTTGAGGTAGTGGCAGGTAGTGTTCGGGCTGGTACAGATGCTGGCAATGCTTGGGCTAATGTAGTGGCAGGCAGTGCTCGGGCTGGTACAGAGGCAGGCAATACTCGTGCTGGTGCAAAGGCAGACAATGCCCAGGCTGGTGCAGGAGCAGGCAGTGCTCAGGCTGGTGCAAAATCCCGAAGCTCGCGCCAGCTGTTCTCAGGCATTGGCGTGGCCAACGTCAACGACCGGATCCGGCTGCTTTTCGGCGAGGAGTACGGTGTGACGATTACGAGCAAGCTCGGTGAAGGTACACGCGTACGGATGACGCTGCCGCTTATCGAAACAAAATAA
- a CDS encoding ABC transporter substrate-binding protein, producing MKKVLALFLSCMVILAGCSSGGGGQEPAASGSNSGGSSSGSKAEEITIWAWDPAFNIAALNIAKEAYSKKNPDAKINIVEFAQADIIQKLNTGLNSGTTKGLPNIVLIEDYRAQGFLQSYPDAFYDLSGKVRSEDFAEYKIGPTSLNGKQYGVPFDSGVTGMYVRKDYIEQAGYTLDDLKNIDWKQYIEIGKVIKEKTGKDIITLDPNDLGIIRMMIQSAGSWYLAEDGKTPDLAGNAALKEAFELYKEMMEANVVKVNADWSQFIANINNGDVATVPTGNWITPSVKAEASQAGQWAILPIPKLPQTPNSVHATNLGGSSWYVMNIPGAETAADFLAETFGSDVNMYQNLLTNVGAIGTLKAAASGEAYAKPDEFFGGQQIVNDFAAWTAEIPKVNYGISTYAIEDILVVEMQNYLNGKGIDQALSDAQAQAEAQVK from the coding sequence ATGAAGAAAGTACTAGCTTTATTCCTGAGCTGCATGGTGATTCTCGCAGGCTGCTCATCCGGTGGAGGCGGCCAAGAGCCGGCGGCAAGCGGAAGCAATAGCGGCGGTAGCAGTTCCGGCAGCAAGGCGGAGGAAATCACGATCTGGGCTTGGGATCCAGCGTTCAACATTGCTGCGCTGAACATTGCAAAGGAAGCGTACAGCAAGAAGAATCCCGATGCCAAAATCAACATCGTAGAATTCGCGCAAGCGGATATCATTCAGAAGCTGAACACGGGGCTGAACTCCGGCACGACAAAAGGGCTGCCGAACATCGTGCTGATCGAGGATTACCGGGCGCAGGGCTTCCTGCAATCCTACCCGGACGCGTTCTATGATCTCAGCGGCAAGGTGCGCTCCGAGGATTTCGCGGAATACAAAATCGGGCCGACCAGTCTGAACGGCAAGCAATACGGGGTACCGTTTGATTCCGGGGTCACGGGCATGTACGTCCGCAAAGACTACATCGAGCAGGCGGGGTACACGCTGGACGACTTGAAAAATATCGATTGGAAGCAATATATCGAAATCGGCAAGGTCATTAAGGAAAAAACCGGCAAGGACATCATTACGCTTGACCCGAACGATTTGGGAATCATCCGCATGATGATTCAATCCGCCGGATCATGGTATTTGGCGGAGGACGGCAAAACGCCTGATTTGGCGGGCAATGCGGCGCTGAAGGAAGCGTTTGAGCTGTACAAGGAAATGATGGAAGCAAACGTTGTGAAGGTGAACGCGGACTGGAGCCAGTTTATCGCCAACATCAACAACGGGGATGTCGCTACCGTGCCGACGGGCAACTGGATTACGCCGTCCGTTAAGGCGGAAGCCTCCCAGGCCGGGCAATGGGCAATCCTGCCGATCCCTAAGCTGCCGCAAACACCAAATTCCGTACATGCGACGAATTTGGGGGGGAGCTCCTGGTACGTCATGAACATTCCGGGTGCGGAGACGGCCGCGGATTTTCTAGCGGAAACCTTTGGATCGGACGTGAACATGTACCAGAACCTGCTGACGAACGTCGGCGCGATCGGCACACTGAAGGCGGCTGCTTCCGGCGAAGCGTATGCCAAGCCGGATGAGTTCTTCGGCGGTCAGCAGATCGTCAATGATTTCGCGGCCTGGACGGCCGAGATTCCAAAGGTGAACTACGGCATTTCCACTTATGCGATCGAGGATATCCTAGTCGTAGAAATGCAAAATTACTTGAACGGCAAGGGCATCGATCAGGCGTTAAGCGATGCGCAGGCACAGGCCGAAGCTCAGGTTAAATAA
- a CDS encoding carbohydrate ABC transporter permease: MKADRTGLSIRAKSNLTGWSFILIAVTMIAAFYFYPMVQALILSFKTGTGSNLTYTGGSNYVRLLSDKTFLTSLSNTFIYLIIQVPVMILLALFISVLLNDSKLKFRGFFRTAIFLPCVTSLVAYSVVFKYLFAADGLVNSLLLKLSVIQVPIQWITDPFWAKITIIIAITWRWTGYNMIFYLSALQNIDSSIYEAARIDGASSFKQFTKITVPMLKPIILFTSITSTIGTLQLFDEVMNITKGGPGNATLSISQYIYNLSFKYTADFGYAATVSYSIVVIIVLLSILQFKVAGDKK; the protein is encoded by the coding sequence ATGAAAGCGGACAGAACAGGCCTTAGCATCCGCGCCAAAAGCAATTTAACCGGGTGGAGCTTCATCCTGATTGCCGTAACCATGATCGCGGCCTTCTATTTCTATCCGATGGTTCAGGCGCTGATCCTGTCGTTCAAAACCGGAACGGGGAGCAATCTGACTTATACGGGAGGCTCCAACTACGTAAGGCTGCTATCCGACAAAACATTTCTGACGTCCTTATCGAACACGTTCATTTACTTGATCATTCAGGTTCCGGTCATGATTCTTCTCGCGTTGTTCATATCGGTGCTGTTGAACGACAGCAAACTGAAATTCCGCGGGTTTTTCCGGACGGCGATTTTCCTGCCATGCGTCACCTCACTTGTTGCATACTCTGTCGTGTTCAAATATTTGTTTGCGGCCGACGGGCTGGTGAACTCACTGCTCCTGAAGCTGTCCGTCATCCAGGTGCCGATCCAGTGGATTACGGATCCATTCTGGGCGAAGATCACGATCATTATTGCGATTACCTGGCGCTGGACGGGATATAACATGATTTTTTACTTATCGGCGCTGCAAAATATCGACAGCTCTATCTATGAAGCTGCACGGATCGATGGGGCCTCGTCATTCAAGCAATTTACGAAAATCACGGTTCCGATGCTGAAGCCAATCATTTTATTCACCTCCATCACCTCCACGATCGGTACGCTGCAGCTCTTCGACGAGGTCATGAACATTACGAAGGGCGGGCCCGGCAACGCGACGCTCTCGATTTCGCAGTATATTTACAACCTGTCCTTCAAGTACACAGCGGACTTCGGATATGCGGCAACCGTATCGTACTCTATCGTGGTCATCATCGTTCTGTTGTCGATCCTTCAATTTAAAGTGGCAGGTGATAAAAAATGA
- a CDS encoding carbohydrate ABC transporter permease gives MSKLKRVFTYAFLGGAAFVSIFPFLWMVVSATNKSVEVTKGRLLPGSHLLDNFRKLAESTDLWTSLWNSAKISVLTTILAIVIASLAGYGFEIYRSRAKDIVFSILLLSMMIPFAALMIPLYRMFANISGSLPAIGIDTMASVMLPTITTAFLIFFFRQNSKMFPKDMVEAGRIDGLSELGIFFKIFMPTMKTTYAAAGIITFMSSWNNYLWPLIVLQSPEQKTIPLLISNLGSGYSPDYGLIMLAIVIATLPTALVFFLMQKHFVAGMMGSVK, from the coding sequence ATGAGCAAGCTGAAGCGCGTATTCACCTACGCTTTTCTCGGCGGAGCAGCGTTCGTCTCGATCTTTCCCTTCCTGTGGATGGTTGTGAGCGCTACGAACAAATCGGTTGAAGTCACGAAGGGCCGTCTGCTGCCCGGCAGTCATTTGCTGGACAATTTCCGGAAGCTCGCCGAATCGACCGATCTATGGACTTCATTATGGAATTCCGCGAAAATATCCGTGCTCACGACGATTCTGGCGATTGTCATCGCGTCGCTGGCCGGGTACGGGTTTGAAATTTACCGCAGCCGGGCGAAGGATATCGTCTTCAGCATCCTGCTGCTATCGATGATGATTCCGTTTGCGGCGCTGATGATCCCGCTCTACCGGATGTTCGCCAACATTTCCGGCAGCCTCCCGGCGATTGGCATCGATACGATGGCTTCGGTCATGCTGCCGACGATTACGACAGCTTTTCTGATTTTCTTCTTCCGGCAGAATTCGAAAATGTTCCCCAAGGATATGGTGGAAGCCGGGCGCATTGACGGGCTGAGCGAGCTGGGGATATTTTTCAAAATATTCATGCCTACGATGAAAACGACCTACGCCGCCGCGGGCATCATTACCTTCATGTCGAGCTGGAACAATTATTTGTGGCCGCTCATCGTGCTGCAATCGCCGGAGCAGAAGACGATCCCGCTGCTCATCTCCAATCTGGGATCGGGTTATTCGCCGGATTACGGTCTGATCATGCTGGCGATTGTCATCGCTACGCTGCCGACGGCGCTGGTATTTTTCCTGATGCAGAAGCATTTCGTGGCGGGCATGATGGGTTCGGTGAAGTAG
- a CDS encoding thioredoxin family protein, with amino-acid sequence MQRLYQLSEIKQMIQESPLVLLLIKTSQCGVCESIQAKAAGLLKSHAKVRGIYVFMEDAPDTAAEYLALSAPTLLLFFQGKEVFRESRFVRMDELEQVLIRYEGVLEEM; translated from the coding sequence ATGCAAAGATTATATCAATTGAGTGAAATTAAACAGATGATTCAGGAGTCCCCCTTAGTCCTGCTTCTGATCAAGACGAGCCAATGCGGTGTATGCGAATCGATTCAAGCGAAGGCGGCCGGTTTGCTTAAGTCCCATGCGAAGGTAAGGGGAATCTATGTATTTATGGAGGATGCTCCGGATACGGCAGCGGAGTACTTGGCTTTGTCTGCACCGACATTGCTGCTCTTTTTTCAAGGAAAGGAAGTATTCCGGGAATCCCGCTTTGTCCGTATGGATGAGCTGGAACAGGTGCTGATAAGGTATGAAGGGGTTTTAGAGGAGATGTAA
- a CDS encoding PQQ-binding-like beta-propeller repeat protein yields MNIRGFMVICTALLLTQLLAEAPTSANVKGSSNSQANLIQAQKASAHIRAGDQLKLKQEAPYFADPLSGKEPIDSFHVNYYGRQGESFSVQDVSGEMVLLQDPSRGKLWVPVWYTTAASSRVSTIAPTSVTLRANTKVSLTPGSMVQWSASALGNREERQISVARWDDWYGIVVSPAHWHEDYIMNRPILLWVHESRITKQEEMSEGLMEPSSTIPMTAVRDIVDLLLHKGASAEETAKFLGEPAVKEHSGNVELAGQTFLLGESWRFVRPEGQFIAILSPAGRLETGKWIWPAGDKPMSGLFTGDDYPFIHHFMAGPLPDTLKLPYVWRNQGDLQYAYLTGASDNVLVVQGDDGRFSGMHDDSNIYGIDRLTGDKLWQIDAGYGRLLKMMGNTDDSVTVYTSFSPEKKAYEDRVRHIRLADGEVLWETRLEGGEEGRFLEIGGAKNSVIIYDRPDMGRETGHLAVLDRTTGKQKWGIAIQGDYRVLNSGADDPYVLIQTGQLLQARDTNTGKIAWTLKADTITGEDPHLYPYYAGGPRTDPFASEHRLRRWMLHGDQWLLVDLETGSEAARYPAKTGERFEVLNERYLLIQRQLPVKSESFGSSVESYESLLYDSAADKMLWTLPGQASKGIIEGEHMYLVLDGVPVKAELQTGRIVWKLPVTASQDYSLMTPGSYVLLEDYVLLPYGYDLLALGKKDGHIAGRIQNIWMGYAELREQISRDGLLNRTGDEIYAGSANGALTRLSLKELESILKSSEK; encoded by the coding sequence GTGAATATTCGCGGTTTCATGGTTATTTGCACGGCTCTGCTGTTGACGCAGCTGTTGGCAGAGGCGCCAACCTCGGCGAACGTGAAGGGGAGCAGCAACTCTCAGGCCAATCTAATCCAAGCTCAGAAAGCGAGTGCCCATATCCGCGCGGGGGATCAGCTTAAGCTCAAGCAGGAAGCCCCTTATTTTGCTGATCCGCTGTCCGGAAAGGAACCCATCGATAGCTTCCATGTGAATTATTATGGCCGCCAGGGGGAATCGTTTTCTGTACAGGACGTATCGGGAGAAATGGTATTACTGCAGGATCCATCCCGGGGGAAGTTATGGGTTCCGGTTTGGTATACAACGGCGGCTTCAAGCCGAGTATCAACTATCGCACCGACTTCTGTAACGCTTCGCGCAAACACGAAGGTGTCATTGACGCCCGGCAGCATGGTTCAGTGGAGCGCCAGCGCTCTGGGGAATCGGGAAGAACGCCAGATATCGGTTGCCAGGTGGGATGATTGGTACGGCATTGTCGTAAGCCCGGCACATTGGCATGAGGACTATATTATGAACCGGCCCATTTTGCTGTGGGTTCATGAGAGCCGGATCACGAAGCAAGAGGAGATGTCCGAGGGCTTAATGGAGCCAAGCTCGACGATTCCCATGACAGCGGTTCGAGATATCGTTGATTTGCTGCTCCATAAAGGAGCCTCAGCTGAGGAAACCGCGAAGTTCCTGGGTGAGCCCGCTGTAAAGGAGCATTCGGGGAATGTGGAGCTGGCTGGGCAGACGTTCTTGCTGGGCGAGAGTTGGAGATTTGTACGTCCAGAAGGGCAATTCATTGCGATCCTCTCCCCAGCGGGCCGACTTGAGACAGGCAAGTGGATATGGCCGGCAGGCGATAAGCCGATGAGCGGGCTGTTTACTGGTGATGACTATCCCTTTATCCATCATTTTATGGCGGGGCCGCTCCCGGACACATTGAAATTGCCTTACGTATGGCGGAATCAGGGGGATTTACAGTATGCCTACCTCACCGGGGCTAGCGATAACGTCCTTGTAGTTCAAGGAGATGACGGGCGTTTTAGCGGGATGCATGATGATTCAAACATATATGGCATTGATCGGCTGACTGGAGATAAGCTGTGGCAAATCGATGCCGGATACGGCAGACTGCTCAAGATGATGGGAAATACGGATGATTCGGTCACCGTCTATACATCGTTCAGCCCGGAGAAGAAAGCCTATGAGGACAGGGTGCGCCACATTCGGCTTGCCGATGGGGAAGTCCTGTGGGAAACGAGGCTGGAAGGCGGTGAAGAAGGAAGGTTTCTGGAAATCGGCGGGGCCAAGAATTCCGTCATTATATATGACCGGCCGGACATGGGCAGGGAAACAGGCCATTTGGCCGTGCTGGACAGGACGACAGGGAAGCAGAAATGGGGAATTGCCATACAAGGCGATTATCGGGTGTTGAACTCCGGAGCAGACGATCCGTATGTGCTTATACAGACCGGCCAGCTGCTTCAAGCCAGGGACACAAATACCGGCAAAATCGCCTGGACTCTCAAGGCCGATACGATAACCGGTGAAGACCCGCATTTATATCCGTATTATGCCGGTGGTCCGAGGACTGATCCATTTGCGTCAGAGCACCGTTTACGAAGATGGATGCTCCACGGAGATCAGTGGCTGTTGGTCGATCTGGAGACGGGAAGTGAGGCAGCACGGTATCCGGCAAAGACGGGAGAACGCTTTGAGGTGCTGAATGAGCGATACCTTCTTATACAGCGACAGCTGCCGGTGAAGTCCGAGTCATTTGGATCCTCCGTCGAGAGCTACGAATCATTATTATATGATTCAGCCGCGGATAAGATGCTCTGGACTTTGCCTGGGCAAGCATCGAAAGGCATCATCGAAGGGGAGCATATGTATTTGGTTCTGGACGGCGTTCCGGTAAAAGCAGAGCTGCAGACAGGACGCATTGTATGGAAGCTTCCTGTCACCGCCAGTCAGGATTACTCCCTCATGACCCCAGGCAGCTATGTGCTTCTTGAGGATTACGTACTGCTCCCCTACGGATATGATCTGCTTGCGCTCGGCAAGAAGGATGGGCATATCGCAGGACGCATACAGAACATTTGGATGGGATACGCCGAACTGAGGGAGCAAATATCTCGTGATGGCCTGCTCAACAGGACGGGAGACGAAATATACGCAGGATCCGCCAACGGTGCATTGACCCGACTGAGTTTAAAGGAACTGGAGTCCATATTAAAGAGCTCGGAGAAGTAG
- a CDS encoding stalk domain-containing protein, with amino-acid sequence MSAVQAGLLAVIAPKYGCLQYSRFLVIGTALVLLLTFSAGVSAASTLERIQANLNHGISFLLNGQAWTAKDANGAKAVPISYKGTTYVPLRAVAEATGADIRFDAAKQQISITTGPVAQTPGKGERSPFSVDNVSHFKWSYYTSGITRNKADLQFGETQYEAAFMVTGVNSAGQGVAFKVKDGTKKVGVLVGFKTPKSDKVYSGSYTIADKDGQAFATGKIENGTVAENVLVLPNNTTELYVKFIGPAGEDSTGYVIWDESWLEN; translated from the coding sequence GTGTCTGCTGTCCAGGCCGGCCTTCTCGCGGTGATTGCGCCCAAATATGGTTGCCTGCAGTATTCGCGCTTCCTGGTGATCGGAACCGCACTTGTTCTGTTGTTGACTTTTTCCGCTGGTGTGTCTGCAGCATCTACATTGGAGCGCATTCAAGCTAACTTGAACCACGGCATTTCGTTTTTGCTGAACGGACAGGCATGGACGGCTAAAGATGCCAACGGGGCGAAGGCTGTTCCCATCAGTTATAAAGGGACGACATATGTACCGCTGCGCGCTGTGGCCGAGGCTACAGGGGCGGACATTCGCTTCGATGCGGCCAAACAGCAAATTTCGATTACGACGGGACCGGTTGCCCAAACTCCGGGCAAGGGAGAGCGCAGTCCTTTTAGCGTAGATAACGTATCTCACTTCAAATGGAGCTACTATACAAGCGGCATCACTCGGAACAAGGCTGATTTGCAGTTCGGAGAGACGCAATACGAAGCCGCATTTATGGTTACGGGCGTGAACAGTGCCGGACAAGGCGTTGCTTTTAAAGTCAAGGACGGCACGAAAAAAGTCGGCGTGTTGGTTGGCTTCAAAACGCCGAAGTCCGATAAAGTATACTCTGGAAGCTATACGATTGCCGACAAGGATGGACAAGCCTTTGCAACCGGTAAAATCGAAAACGGCACCGTAGCAGAAAACGTCCTGGTGCTGCCTAACAACACAACCGAGCTGTACGTTAAATTTATCGGACCGGCCGGGGAGGATTCCACGGGCTACGTCATTTGGGACGAAAGCTGGCTGGAGAATTAA
- a CDS encoding methionine ABC transporter ATP-binding protein, with protein MISLQEVSKSYGQQRNDRLAAVQEVTLTVEEGTIHGIIGPSGAGKSTLLRLMNMLEAPDAGRVIIAGQDWTVLSEGELRRARRSIGMIFQQFNLLQNRTVSGNVSVPLELAGLPRKERAERVRECLRFVGLSDKAEEYPAALSGGQKQRVAIARALANHPKVLLCDEPTSSLDPNTTNDILGVLRHVNETLGVTIIIVTHEMDVVAQLCQRVSVMEDGRLTDSFALQPQNRASAILSPKSYREQLLGTEGLSDV; from the coding sequence ATGATATCCCTGCAGGAGGTTAGCAAGAGCTATGGCCAGCAGCGAAATGACAGATTAGCTGCGGTTCAGGAAGTAACTCTCACGGTTGAGGAAGGAACGATTCATGGCATCATCGGACCTAGCGGCGCAGGAAAATCCACGCTGCTGCGGCTGATGAATATGCTGGAAGCTCCGGATGCAGGGAGGGTCATCATAGCAGGCCAGGATTGGACCGTCCTGAGTGAAGGCGAGCTGCGCCGGGCGAGAAGATCCATCGGCATGATTTTTCAGCAATTCAACTTGCTTCAGAATCGTACGGTCAGCGGCAATGTCTCCGTTCCCCTGGAGTTGGCTGGCCTGCCGAGGAAGGAACGGGCTGAGCGGGTTCGCGAGTGCCTGCGGTTTGTCGGGTTATCGGACAAGGCGGAGGAATACCCGGCGGCGCTTAGCGGAGGGCAGAAGCAGCGGGTAGCGATAGCCCGCGCTCTGGCGAATCACCCGAAGGTACTGCTCTGCGACGAGCCGACCTCATCCCTCGATCCGAATACGACGAATGATATCCTTGGCGTCTTGAGGCATGTGAACGAGACCTTGGGCGTCACGATCATTATCGTCACGCACGAGATGGATGTGGTAGCGCAGCTATGCCAACGGGTCTCCGTGATGGAGGACGGCCGGTTGACGGACAGCTTTGCACTGCAGCCTCAGAACCGTGCCTCTGCGATCCTGTCACCGAAATCGTACAGGGAACAGCTGTTGGGTACGGAGGGGCTTAGCGATGTTTGA
- a CDS encoding methionine ABC transporter permease, whose translation MFDISVMLDSMIQYEAEIRKAIGETFFMVGISVAAAIVCGLPVGTLLFLCRKGQIYENRTCSWLLNGLVNIIRSFPFLLLVVFMIPLTRIIVGTAIGTVAASIPLSVVAIALYARQVEQALLDVPRGVIEAARSMGASKLEMIVKFLYVEARSGLVLGLTTSTISYISYSTVVGIVGGGGIGDFAIRYGYQRFETELMTGVILLMIVLVQGIQYAGTTISKLLDKRS comes from the coding sequence ATGTTTGATATTTCTGTCATGCTGGACAGTATGATTCAATACGAGGCTGAAATCAGGAAGGCGATCGGCGAGACCTTCTTCATGGTGGGAATATCGGTTGCCGCTGCCATCGTCTGCGGCCTGCCTGTCGGCACCCTGCTGTTCCTGTGCCGTAAAGGCCAGATCTACGAAAACCGCACCTGCTCATGGCTGCTTAACGGCCTCGTCAATATCATCCGCTCCTTCCCGTTTCTGCTGCTGGTTGTCTTCATGATTCCGCTCACCCGGATCATTGTGGGTACAGCAATCGGCACGGTGGCGGCCTCGATACCTTTGTCGGTCGTGGCGATTGCGCTCTATGCCCGGCAGGTGGAGCAGGCGCTGCTCGATGTGCCTCGCGGCGTGATCGAAGCGGCGCGCTCGATGGGTGCGTCCAAGCTGGAGATGATCGTCAAGTTTCTGTACGTGGAGGCTCGATCAGGCCTCGTGCTGGGATTAACTACGTCGACGATCAGCTATATTTCCTATTCAACTGTCGTGGGGATCGTCGGAGGCGGCGGGATTGGCGATTTTGCCATTCGATACGGATATCAGCGTTTTGAGACGGAACTGATGACCGGGGTGATCCTATTGATGATCGTGCTGGTACAGGGTATTCAATATGCAGGCACGACGATTTCCAAGTTGCTGGATAAGCGGTCATAG